In a single window of the Myxococcus fulvus genome:
- a CDS encoding nicotinamidase: MRKQVKELPVPGFYRAEHAGKYSYGPDAGKLQMEAGTWRSANGVTAAASDGFNLHLLLIDVQKDFCFPEGSLYVAGRSGRGAVEDSRRIAEFIYKNLGALTNVTATLDTHFAYQIFFPSFWVDQDDQPLTPYREVTREQIERGQAKPNPAMAKWLCGGNYPWLLKQVKYYCEELERAGKYTLYLWPPHCLLGGDGHALAGVVQEARLFHSYVRGMQSWAEVKGGNPLTENYSVLRPEVMSRHDGQPLAQRNTQFLKTLLTADAVVIGGQAASHCVKSSIDDLLGEIVAQDAALARKVYLLTDCMSAVTVPDGKGGFAADFTPQADAALKRFADAGMHLVRSTDPLASWPDLRIG, translated from the coding sequence ATGAGGAAGCAAGTGAAGGAGCTGCCGGTACCTGGGTTCTATCGGGCGGAGCACGCGGGGAAGTACAGCTACGGGCCGGACGCGGGGAAGCTGCAGATGGAGGCGGGCACCTGGCGCAGCGCGAACGGTGTCACCGCGGCCGCGTCGGATGGGTTCAACCTGCACCTGCTGCTCATCGACGTGCAGAAGGACTTCTGCTTCCCGGAGGGCTCGCTCTACGTCGCGGGGCGCAGCGGGCGCGGCGCCGTGGAGGACAGCCGCCGCATCGCCGAGTTCATCTACAAGAACCTGGGTGCGCTCACGAACGTGACGGCGACGCTCGACACCCACTTCGCGTACCAGATCTTCTTCCCGTCCTTCTGGGTGGACCAGGACGACCAGCCGCTCACGCCGTATCGCGAGGTGACTCGCGAGCAGATTGAGCGAGGACAGGCGAAGCCGAACCCGGCGATGGCGAAGTGGCTGTGCGGTGGCAACTACCCGTGGCTGCTCAAGCAGGTGAAGTACTACTGCGAGGAGCTGGAGCGCGCGGGCAAGTACACGCTGTACCTGTGGCCGCCGCACTGCCTGCTCGGTGGGGACGGGCACGCGCTGGCGGGTGTGGTGCAGGAGGCGCGGCTGTTCCACTCGTACGTGCGCGGCATGCAGTCCTGGGCGGAGGTGAAGGGCGGCAACCCGCTGACGGAGAACTACTCGGTGCTGCGCCCGGAGGTGATGAGCCGGCATGACGGACAGCCGCTGGCGCAGCGCAACACCCAGTTCCTCAAGACGCTGCTGACGGCGGACGCGGTGGTGATTGGCGGACAGGCCGCGAGCCACTGCGTGAAGAGCTCCATCGACGACCTGCTCGGCGAAATCGTGGCGCAGGACGCGGCGCTGGCTCGCAAGGTGTATCTGCTGACGGACTGTATGTCGGCGGTGACGGTGCCGGACGGGAAGGGTGGCTTCGCGGCGGACTTCACGCCGCAGGCGGACGCGGCGCTCAAGCGCTTCGCGGACGCGGGCATGCACCTGGTGCGGTCCACGGACCCGCTGGCGAGCTGGCCGGACCTGCGCATCGGTTGA
- a CDS encoding MopE-related protein, whose amino-acid sequence MSDNGSETTTTKKKLSSQVPVDRAVAGGTYHSLFLQRNGEVYSWGQNLAGQLGTGSINNTPVASPTKPVGLPRIKAIAAGQTHSLALDMDGRVWAWGKNDFGQLGLGATGGLVTVPTRVSGLSSIQAISANGNFSLALGQDGRVWAWGQNASGQVGAGAVSTAESTPRQVNSLPTIRAIAAGHNHALALDADGKVWGWGRNDFGQVGTGTAGGTVLTPSMMATLSGIKAIAAGAAHSLAIDEQFGNVWGWGQNSSGQVGTGTTSTAPVLQPTAVSGVFAATRVSAGHAFSLVIMGNGIVKAWGLNASGQLGYGTPGGTSGAPVDVVGLQDVTAIAAGYHHVLAVRSGCPVWTWGNNSQGQLGTGTYVTTPTSSPVTTSLVNTYYFDSDMDGFGDELFSAEACEAPYGYVEDIDCNDFDSATYPGALETCNGTDDNCDSEVDEGNPSGGDECSTGLVGVCAKGTTACTQGSVVCAQNQAASSEQCDGLDNDCDGEVDDGNPGGLVACETGGVGVCGEGVKYCTHGALECVQRDAPSAEVCDNRDNDCNGQTDDGLTFATWYLDQDHDDYGIASQSLQACARPTNHAAQAGDCDDTRATFNPGAPESCDGLDNNCDGQVDEGLTRQTWYRDADGDGFGVASDTGNDCRQPAGYVAVAGDCNDGSASIKPGAAEVCDGADNDCDALTDEGVLGTYYRDADGDGYGSASQTTQACSTPTGYVTNTTDCLDTDATIHPGATEVCDGLDNNCAGGADEGVPTQEWFLDGDGDGHGRATLSTRSCRQPTGYVSSATDCDDANPTTYPGATEVCDGVDNNCSGGADEGLTTQTWYRDVDGDGSGNTSVSTQSCRQPSGYVGNASDCNDSNSSIRPGASETCDSVDNNCDGSIDEGVTSTFYRDADGDGHGNASNSIRACSVPPSYVANATDCNDGSASIHPGASEICDGLDNNCAGGVDEGLTTQTWYRDADGDGYGNTSISTQNCRQPSGYVSNTSDCNDSSANIRPGASETCDSVDNNCNGSVDEGVTSTWYRDVDGDGYGSASTSTQACSKPTGYVSNATDCNDGSASIHPGATEVCDGVDNNCAGGADEGLTTQTWYRDADSDGYGSSSSSTQNCRQPSGYVSNASDCNDGSTSIRPGASETCDSVDNNCNGSVDEGVTSTWYRDVDGDGYGSASTSTQACSKPTGYVSNATDCNDGSASIHPGATEVCDGVDNNCAGGADEGLTTQTWYRDADSDGHGSSSNSTQNCRQPSGYVSNASDCNDGSASIRPGASETCDSVDNNCNGSVDEGVMSTWYRDTDGDGYGYSTNTTQACASPAGYVANSTDCHDGNATVYPGASEVCDSLDNNCNGSADEGVTVPTWYRDADGDGYGTTSLSTKSCGKPVGYVADATDCNDASPYINPGRTDVCFDRIDNDCSGWRDDDCPLCPEPNDLNFSSAEGFSTLVDCDPFKAPDLVSEEVQ is encoded by the coding sequence TTGTCTGACAATGGGTCGGAGACGACCACGACCAAGAAGAAGCTGTCCTCCCAGGTGCCGGTGGACCGAGCGGTGGCGGGCGGCACCTACCATTCGCTCTTCCTCCAGAGGAATGGCGAAGTCTATTCCTGGGGGCAGAACCTCGCCGGACAGCTCGGCACCGGCAGCATCAACAACACCCCGGTGGCGAGCCCCACGAAGCCCGTGGGTCTGCCTCGCATCAAGGCCATCGCCGCGGGGCAGACTCACTCGCTCGCGCTCGACATGGATGGCCGCGTCTGGGCCTGGGGCAAGAACGACTTCGGACAGCTAGGTCTCGGAGCAACGGGAGGACTGGTCACGGTCCCCACTCGCGTGAGCGGGCTGTCCAGCATCCAGGCCATCTCAGCGAACGGGAACTTCTCCCTCGCACTGGGGCAAGACGGCCGCGTCTGGGCCTGGGGACAAAATGCCTCCGGACAGGTGGGCGCGGGCGCGGTCAGCACCGCGGAGTCCACGCCTCGGCAGGTGAACAGCCTGCCCACCATCCGAGCCATCGCCGCCGGCCACAACCACGCGCTCGCGCTGGACGCGGACGGCAAGGTGTGGGGCTGGGGACGGAACGACTTCGGGCAGGTGGGCACCGGCACGGCCGGAGGCACCGTCCTGACGCCCTCGATGATGGCCACCTTGTCCGGCATCAAGGCCATTGCGGCGGGTGCGGCGCACTCGCTGGCGATTGACGAGCAGTTCGGCAATGTCTGGGGCTGGGGACAGAACTCCTCGGGGCAGGTCGGCACTGGGACGACGAGCACCGCGCCGGTGCTGCAGCCCACCGCCGTCTCAGGAGTGTTCGCCGCGACGCGCGTCAGCGCGGGCCACGCCTTCTCCCTGGTCATCATGGGCAACGGCATCGTGAAGGCATGGGGTCTCAATGCCTCGGGCCAGCTCGGGTACGGGACCCCGGGGGGCACGAGCGGAGCGCCGGTGGACGTGGTCGGACTCCAGGACGTGACCGCCATCGCCGCGGGCTACCACCATGTGTTGGCGGTACGTTCGGGCTGCCCTGTGTGGACGTGGGGCAACAACAGTCAGGGGCAGCTAGGCACGGGCACCTACGTCACGACGCCGACGTCCTCGCCTGTGACGACATCGCTCGTCAACACCTACTACTTCGACAGCGACATGGACGGCTTCGGCGACGAACTCTTCAGCGCCGAGGCCTGTGAGGCTCCCTACGGCTACGTCGAGGACATCGACTGTAACGACTTCGATTCGGCCACGTACCCAGGCGCGCTTGAGACGTGCAACGGCACGGACGACAACTGCGACAGCGAGGTCGACGAGGGCAACCCGAGCGGCGGCGACGAGTGCTCCACCGGCTTGGTGGGTGTCTGCGCGAAGGGAACCACGGCCTGCACGCAAGGCAGCGTGGTGTGCGCGCAGAACCAGGCTGCATCCAGCGAGCAATGCGACGGCCTGGACAACGACTGTGACGGCGAGGTGGACGACGGCAACCCGGGCGGACTCGTCGCGTGCGAGACGGGCGGTGTCGGCGTGTGCGGCGAGGGCGTCAAGTACTGCACCCACGGCGCCCTCGAGTGCGTGCAGAGGGATGCCCCGTCCGCCGAGGTCTGCGACAACCGCGACAACGACTGCAACGGCCAGACGGACGACGGCCTGACGTTCGCGACGTGGTACCTGGACCAGGACCACGACGACTACGGCATCGCCTCACAGTCGCTGCAGGCCTGCGCGCGTCCGACGAACCACGCGGCCCAGGCGGGTGACTGCGACGACACGCGGGCCACCTTCAACCCAGGTGCTCCCGAGTCCTGTGACGGCCTGGACAACAACTGTGATGGCCAGGTGGACGAGGGCCTGACTCGGCAGACGTGGTACCGCGATGCGGACGGTGACGGCTTCGGCGTCGCGAGCGACACGGGGAACGACTGCCGGCAGCCCGCGGGCTACGTCGCTGTGGCAGGCGACTGCAACGACGGCAGCGCCTCCATCAAGCCCGGCGCCGCGGAGGTCTGCGACGGCGCGGACAACGACTGCGATGCCCTGACGGATGAGGGAGTGCTGGGCACGTACTACCGGGACGCGGACGGTGACGGCTACGGCAGCGCGAGCCAGACGACGCAGGCATGCTCCACGCCCACGGGTTACGTCACCAACACCACGGACTGCCTGGACACGGATGCGACCATCCACCCAGGAGCCACCGAGGTCTGCGACGGCCTCGACAACAACTGCGCGGGTGGCGCCGACGAGGGTGTCCCCACGCAGGAGTGGTTCCTGGACGGAGACGGGGATGGCCATGGCCGGGCGACCCTGTCCACACGGAGCTGCCGTCAGCCCACGGGCTACGTGAGCAGCGCCACGGACTGCGATGACGCCAACCCAACGACCTATCCAGGCGCCACCGAGGTCTGCGACGGCGTGGACAACAACTGCTCGGGCGGCGCGGACGAGGGCCTCACGACCCAGACCTGGTACCGGGACGTGGACGGCGACGGGTCCGGCAACACGAGCGTCTCCACCCAGAGCTGCCGCCAGCCTTCGGGCTACGTGGGCAACGCCTCCGACTGCAATGACAGCAACTCCAGCATCCGCCCCGGCGCTTCGGAGACCTGCGACAGCGTCGACAACAACTGCGATGGCTCCATCGACGAGGGCGTCACCTCCACCTTCTACCGAGATGCGGATGGTGACGGTCACGGGAATGCGTCGAACTCCATCCGGGCCTGCTCGGTGCCCCCGAGCTATGTGGCGAACGCCACCGACTGCAACGACGGCAGCGCGTCCATCCACCCAGGCGCCTCCGAGATCTGCGACGGTTTGGACAACAACTGCGCGGGTGGTGTCGACGAGGGCCTCACGACCCAGACCTGGTACCGCGACGCGGACGGCGACGGGTACGGCAACACGAGCATCTCCACACAGAACTGCCGGCAGCCCTCGGGCTACGTGAGCAACACCTCCGACTGTAACGACAGCAGCGCCAACATCCGCCCTGGGGCTTCGGAGACCTGCGACAGCGTGGACAACAACTGCAACGGCTCCGTGGATGAAGGCGTCACCTCGACCTGGTACCGGGACGTGGACGGCGACGGCTACGGGAGCGCGTCGACCTCCACCCAGGCCTGCTCGAAGCCCACGGGTTACGTGTCGAACGCCACCGACTGCAACGACGGCAGCGCGTCCATCCACCCAGGAGCCACCGAAGTCTGCGACGGCGTGGACAACAACTGCGCGGGCGGCGCGGACGAGGGCCTCACGACGCAGACCTGGTACCGTGACGCGGACAGTGATGGCTACGGTAGCTCCAGCAGTTCCACCCAGAACTGCCGCCAGCCCTCGGGTTACGTGAGCAACGCCTCGGACTGCAACGACGGCAGCACCAGCATCCGCCCGGGTGCCTCGGAGACCTGCGACAGCGTGGACAACAACTGCAACGGCTCCGTGGATGAAGGCGTCACCTCGACCTGGTACCGGGACGTGGACGGCGACGGCTACGGGAGCGCGTCGACCTCCACCCAGGCCTGCTCGAAGCCCACGGGTTACGTGTCGAACGCCACCGACTGCAACGACGGCAGCGCGTCCATCCACCCAGGAGCCACCGAAGTCTGCGACGGCGTGGACAACAACTGCGCGGGCGGTGCCGACGAGGGCCTCACGACGCAGACCTGGTACCGCGACGCGGACAGTGATGGCCACGGCAGTTCCAGCAATTCCACCCAGAACTGCCGCCAGCCCTCCGGCTACGTGAGCAATGCCTCGGACTGCAACGACGGCAGCGCCAGCATCCGCCCGGGGGCTTCGGAGACCTGCGACAGCGTGGACAACAACTGCAACGGCTCCGTCGACGAAGGCGTGATGTCCACCTGGTATCGCGACACGGATGGCGACGGCTACGGGTACTCGACGAACACCACGCAAGCTTGTGCATCACCTGCCGGCTATGTGGCGAACTCCACCGACTGCCATGATGGGAATGCGACCGTCTATCCCGGAGCCAGCGAGGTCTGCGACTCCCTGGACAACAACTGCAACGGCTCCGCGGACGAAGGGGTGACGGTACCCACCTGGTACCGCGACGCAGATGGCGATGGCTACGGCACGACGAGCTTGTCGACGAAGAGCTGCGGCAAGCCCGTCGGCTATGTCGCGGATGCCACGGACTGCAACGATGCCAGCCCGTACATCAACCCCGGGAGGACGGACGTCTGCTTCGACCGCATCGACAACGACTGCTCCGGGTGGCGCGACGATGACTGCCCGCTTTGCCCAGAGCCCAATGACCTGAACTTCTCCTCCGCCGAAGGGTTCTCGACGCTGGTCGACTGCGACCCCTTCAAGGCACCTGACCTCGTGAGCGAAGAAGTCCAGTAA
- a CDS encoding CARDB domain-containing protein: MHARPWWAIALAGTLAGCIVESGLDDPPDWDDDPSEPRPDPSTPRPQPSAPDFRVELVSGPQALGTGEQRVQARLCNDGAGSGMTEAAFFLTASSAPGTSEFHLGASPRSSLRAGECREVSASVSAHAIPEGDYFLSARVDPDGLVTEDSEANNERLGNAVFVDRTPPPTPAPTWAQAGSGTTRALTLHTEAGATVRVYQGPGCTGTEVGYTVANAGNYCEVPVSVPNGPGARYSARAYDAVGNASQCSPAVDYPYGPGTPRMAPVLLSTSPTSPGGSLQPVFNGRAEPRVTVEVFRTANCQGPVEKTVTTDDIGLFYAQVNVAKNAKVTVSARATAAGGYDSASTCSNPLEYQHDGEPPEPPRVTDVKWQYLNNGQQLVITGTAEPHATVGIFVDVACTGTPTRTVQADAQGRFSTVAPFGPGGSHRVFLAAKDACGNVSTCAEGPAYELRCPPGTADCDGRSSNGCEVDLTANPNHCGTCGNSCQDGPYADGVCVAATCGQTCVPGYYDCDGKASNGCESRTVCQPTNTCTIDKPSELMITHLSVVEDPVRTAPGGAWHFGTVMREMNGGQDPSELVRAWLKTWLEKQHVNGLAIPPRPEMQTKVLGPWETRSGGPSKPLDFNSAPFRLLAIVNRIDLREQGVTAGEGRFIYGVVAPNGEPLEFTVILEYALPGTTPQAIQSWASDWHALGAVKVGNAGYNAKLQALTDRFVKAGVMTGRHQGSALNQIRTNEIELEEPWELREFVLSPLGLMPTTMKLTPANHFENTQMLASYLTENSAAVLEERHTVPDSMGGIPFLGAHSLVPLDFFWRAPNVSNEVRHKFSLNTCSGCHAGETQTEFVHVSARASGRTSTLSPYLRGTTVTDPVTKSIRTFDDLTRRAEDLKALVCAPTAGLKSVGLAPSNLPRARVH; this comes from the coding sequence ATGCACGCGCGCCCGTGGTGGGCAATCGCGCTCGCGGGGACACTCGCGGGCTGCATCGTCGAGTCCGGGCTGGACGACCCGCCCGACTGGGACGACGACCCCAGCGAGCCCAGACCCGACCCCAGCACCCCCAGGCCCCAGCCGAGCGCCCCCGACTTCCGGGTGGAGCTCGTCTCCGGCCCACAGGCCCTGGGGACGGGTGAGCAGCGCGTCCAGGCGCGCCTGTGCAACGACGGCGCGGGCTCCGGCATGACGGAGGCGGCCTTCTTCCTCACCGCCTCCTCCGCCCCCGGCACCTCCGAGTTCCACCTGGGCGCAAGCCCCCGCTCCTCCCTGCGCGCCGGTGAATGCCGCGAGGTCTCCGCGTCCGTCAGCGCCCACGCCATCCCCGAAGGGGACTACTTCCTCAGCGCCCGCGTGGACCCGGATGGCCTCGTCACCGAGGACAGCGAGGCCAACAACGAGCGCCTCGGCAACGCGGTGTTCGTGGACCGCACGCCGCCGCCCACCCCCGCGCCCACCTGGGCCCAGGCCGGCTCCGGCACCACCCGCGCCCTCACCCTCCACACCGAGGCCGGCGCCACCGTCCGCGTCTACCAGGGCCCCGGCTGCACTGGCACCGAGGTCGGCTACACCGTGGCCAACGCGGGCAACTACTGCGAGGTCCCTGTCTCCGTTCCCAACGGCCCGGGCGCCCGCTACTCCGCGCGAGCCTATGACGCCGTCGGCAACGCGTCCCAGTGCAGCCCCGCGGTGGACTACCCCTATGGCCCGGGCACGCCCCGGATGGCGCCGGTGCTGCTGAGCACCTCGCCCACGTCCCCGGGCGGCAGCCTGCAGCCCGTCTTCAACGGCCGCGCCGAGCCGCGCGTCACGGTGGAGGTCTTCCGCACCGCCAACTGCCAGGGCCCGGTGGAGAAGACGGTGACGACTGACGACATCGGCCTGTTCTACGCCCAGGTGAACGTGGCGAAGAACGCGAAGGTGACGGTGTCCGCCCGGGCCACGGCCGCGGGAGGCTACGACTCCGCGTCCACCTGCTCCAACCCGCTCGAATACCAGCACGACGGCGAGCCACCCGAGCCGCCGCGCGTGACGGACGTGAAGTGGCAGTACCTGAACAACGGCCAGCAGCTCGTCATCACGGGCACCGCGGAGCCGCACGCCACGGTGGGCATCTTCGTCGACGTGGCCTGCACGGGCACGCCCACGCGCACGGTGCAGGCGGATGCGCAGGGGCGCTTCAGCACGGTGGCGCCGTTCGGTCCCGGAGGCAGCCACCGCGTGTTCCTCGCGGCGAAGGACGCGTGCGGCAACGTGTCCACGTGCGCCGAGGGCCCCGCGTACGAGCTGCGCTGCCCACCCGGCACGGCGGACTGTGACGGCCGCTCGTCCAACGGCTGCGAGGTGGACCTCACGGCGAACCCCAATCACTGCGGCACGTGCGGCAACTCGTGCCAGGACGGTCCCTACGCGGACGGCGTCTGCGTGGCGGCCACGTGCGGACAGACTTGCGTGCCGGGCTACTACGACTGTGACGGCAAGGCGTCCAACGGCTGCGAGTCGCGCACGGTGTGCCAGCCCACCAACACATGCACCATCGACAAGCCGAGCGAGCTGATGATCACCCACCTGTCCGTGGTGGAGGACCCGGTGCGCACGGCGCCCGGTGGCGCGTGGCACTTCGGCACGGTGATGCGCGAGATGAACGGCGGACAGGACCCGTCCGAGCTGGTGCGCGCGTGGCTGAAGACGTGGCTGGAGAAGCAGCACGTGAACGGGCTTGCGATTCCACCGCGTCCGGAGATGCAGACGAAGGTGCTGGGGCCGTGGGAGACGCGCAGCGGCGGGCCGTCGAAGCCGCTGGACTTCAACTCGGCGCCGTTCCGGCTGCTGGCCATCGTCAACCGCATCGACCTGCGCGAGCAGGGGGTGACGGCGGGCGAGGGGCGCTTCATCTACGGCGTGGTGGCGCCCAACGGCGAGCCGCTCGAGTTCACCGTCATCCTGGAGTACGCGCTGCCGGGCACCACGCCCCAGGCCATCCAAAGCTGGGCCTCGGACTGGCATGCCCTGGGCGCGGTGAAGGTGGGCAACGCGGGCTACAACGCGAAGCTGCAGGCGCTCACGGACCGCTTCGTGAAGGCGGGGGTGATGACGGGTCGGCACCAGGGCAGCGCGCTGAACCAGATTCGCACCAACGAAATCGAGCTGGAGGAGCCGTGGGAGCTGCGCGAGTTCGTGCTGTCACCCTTGGGGCTGATGCCGACGACCATGAAGCTCACGCCGGCGAACCACTTCGAGAACACGCAGATGCTGGCCAGCTACTTGACGGAGAACTCGGCGGCGGTGCTGGAGGAGCGGCACACGGTGCCCGACAGCATGGGGGGCATCCCGTTCCTCGGGGCGCACTCGCTGGTGCCGCTGGACTTCTTCTGGCGGGCGCCGAACGTGTCGAACGAGGTGCGGCACAAGTTCTCGCTCAACACGTGCAGCGGGTGTCACGCGGGTGAGACGCAGACGGAGTTCGTGCACGTGTCCGCGCGGGCCTCGGGCAGGACGTCCACGCTGTCGCCCTACCTGCGAGGCACCACGGTGACGGACCCGGTGACGAAGTCGATTCGCACGTTCGACGACCTCACGCGCCGCGCCGAGGACCTGAAGGCGCTGGTGTGCGCGCCCACGGCGGGCCTCAAGTCGGTGGGCCTGGCGCCCTCCAACCTGCCGCGCGCCCGCGTGCACTGA